The DNA sequence GGCCTGGGTTTCCAAGCCGTTATGATTGGAAGtcaaaagataaaattgagaGTGAATGTCGGTCTGGGCAATTTATGGTAATAATGAGGCCTAATGAGGTTGTTAGaaagataaaatgttatttacCAAAAAACCTGATGGGATAATTTGACTTGCTGTGTTTTACTACGGATGATAAAAAGAATATTGATCGCAAATAAATCACGGCCTCTAAATGCCTGCAAACAGTTTGTGCTTGCTCTTGCCACATCACAGTCCAACTTAGGAGATAAAGTGAGAACAGGCCTAGGAGAGCAGTCCCCTTCCCGCAGCCAGCGGCTTGCTCCGGGCCCTCGCGTTAATATTTTACCGGTGAATCCCtgcttttgtattaaaaaaaaaaacaaaaaaaaaacaaatggtgtttttcttattgttattGATGATGGCCcggattaaaattttaaattacctgTCACCATCGTCGACCTTTAAGTGTGGGGAGCCATTATATGCAGATTAATTTGGGAGCTAAAAGGAGtgtgctttcattttaaattgcTGGTGGATTTGGACCTAAAGAAAACGCCGAGGTGGTTTATTTTGCTTGACCCCCTCGGGGTCGGAGGGAGGGGGGGGTTAGGCTTTAGGTTCTTTACATTTGGAGAAACTGTTTTCTCAGTGCAGTTAAAAGGTTTTCCCTTCTAGTTAGTGTGAGATAAACTTGGAAATTACGGCTCTTAAAGTtgttgtggggggtgggggtggagggaattGAGGGCCGCCTGGAGAAATTCTATGGGGCCTTGGCCCCCGTTGTGGTCTTCTGGATCTGCAAGGTTCTGGAACTTCTCTtgagtgaccaaaaaaaaaaaaaaaagaaagaaaagaaaagagaaaaaaaggaaaaaaacaccccaaaaaacaaaaacacaaaaccaaaaccaaaaccaaaacaaaacaaaaaccccttaAAGATGGTTGGAAGCTCAGTTTCTAGAGGCGGCTCAGGATTCTGACCCCTTACTTCCTCCCTGGGTGGTGCACTGGGGGCCTTCCTGTTCTCCAGCGGACAAGAGCGGCTGCCCCCCCCCATTCCCAGTTTTGGGGACTCatcgcgctctctctctttttctccctctcttccctgcaccccggctctccctctcttccccccttGGTGGCTCTGTGGTTGCAGGGCTCACAGTATGAACTCAAAGACAACCCGGGGGTACACCCTGCCACCTTCGCAGCGCACACGGCGCCGGCCTACTACCCCTACGGCCAGTTCCAGTACGGGGATCCCGGGCGGCCCAAGAACGCCACGCGCGAGAGCACCAGCACGCTCAAGGCCTGGCTCAACGAGCACCGCAAGAACCCCTACCCCACCAAGGGCGAGAAGATCATGCTGGCCATCATCACCAAGATGACCCTCACGCAGGTGTCCACCTGGTTCGCCAACGCGCGCCGGCGCCTCAAGAAGGAGAACAAAGTGACGTGGGGCGCGCGCAGCAAGGACCAGGAGGACGGAGCCCTCTTCGGAAGCGACACTGAGGGCGACCCGGAGAAGGCCGAGGACGATGAGGAGATCGACCTGGAGAGCATTGACATCGACAAGATCGACGAGCACGACGGCGACCAGAGCAACGAAGACGACGAGGACAAGGCGGAGGCGCCGCGCGGGCCCCCGGCACCCACGGCCCTCGCTCGGGACCAGGGCTCGCCGCTGGCAGCCGCCGACGCCCTCAAGTCCCAGGACTCGCCCCTGGGCCTGGTCAAGGAGGGCCCGGAGCCCGGCAGCACGCGCCTGCTGAGCCCGGGCGCCGCCGCGGGTGGCCTGCAGGGCGCGCCGCACAGCAAGCCCAAGATCTGGTCCTTGGCCGAGACGGCCACGAGCCCCGACGGCGCGCCCAAGGCctcgccgccgcctcccgccggcCACCCGGGCGCGCACGGGCCCCCCGCGGGCACGCCGCTGCAACATCCCGCCTTCCTGCCCAGCCACGGACTGTACACCTGCCACATCGGCAAGTTCTCCAACTGGACCAACGGCGCGTTCCTCgcgcagggctccctgctcaacatgCGCTCTTTCCTGGGCGTGGGCGCGCCCCACGCCGCGCCCCACGGCCCGCACCtgcctgcgccgccgccgccgccgccgcagccgcccgTCCCCGTGGCCACGGGGGTGCTCCACGGCGACAAGGCCTCTGCTCGCAGCAGCCCCGCGCTCCCAGGTAGGGCGCCCCGGGTGTCCGCCCCGCCCCGAGCCGGGAATCCGGAACCCACGCAGAGCGTGGGGGTGGTGGGCGAGCACCGGCGGGGAGACGGAGGCAGAGGCAGCCAGAGCCCGGGGTGGGCAGTGATCTCCGCCGGGATTAGGGGACGGAGGCCCGTCGGGAGAGCTGAGTTCCGTGGGCAGGCCTGCCCGGGAGACCCTGGCCCAGctgggggagggcgggagggagtgggtggggaggaggctggagctTCTCGGCAGCAGCCTCTCCCCACCCGCGCCGAGGCGCACACCCGTCTCCTAAcgctctgcttctccccctccctcgcAGAGAGAGACCTCGTCCCCAGGCCGGACTCGCCGGCACAGCAGTTAAAATCGCCCTTCCAGCCGGTGCGCGACAAGTGAGTGCTGTTGCTGGAACCCTCCgtgggccggggggccggggggccgggggcccggggccgggggcgggggcggggtgcccggggctcggggctcggagCGCGAGCAGCGCCAGCGCCCGGCGGGCGGGCAGGGTCCTAGGGCCGCTGCCCGGGGGGTGCCGTCCGCCGGCCCGGCGCGGGGGCCCTCGGACTCCGCGGGTTTCTCCCGACCCGGGAGCTGGCGACCACGCCCCCAGGAGCCCGGCTGGCGGAACCGTGACTCCGGGTCCCAGCGTCCCTCCGAGGCTGACGGTGCCTGTGCCTCTTGTCTCGCTGTGTTTCCCCTGCAGCTCGCTGGCCCCGCAGGAGGGGACGCCGCGGATCCTAGCAGCCCTCCCGTCGGCCTGATTCAGGGTCTTCTTTTACttttgcggggggaggggggaggaattcgggagggaggggatgagggaggaATTAGGACAAATATTTCAGGACTGGTGTAAAGGACAAATATGGCCACGACGTCAACGACTCCCATCCATCGCTTTCTGCAGAAAGGGGCTCGTCCCGGCCGGGGTCCAGGCAGCCCGGCCTCTGCCCACACCTCTGGTGGCTGTCACCTCGCTCCGCTCCGGTTGATTATCGGCTCGGTAAATGCCCCACGtgcttgtgtcttttttttttttttttccttccttctttctgtatATAGAGTGATTTCAGATTGTAAATAGCGCGTCAGCGAACTTGTctaaatcatatatttttgtcTAATAAACTAAATGAAATGATGCCCACTGCTCCTGCTGCTGTGTGTGGCTGGGTGTCTGCAGGAATGTCTCGGATCCTGGGATGCTGGCAGGGCCCAAGTGCCCCTGGCTGGGGACGAGAGGCTCCTTGGGGAGTTTCCACCCCAGGCTGGTGTTTCTCACAGTCTTTTGGTTGTTGTTGGATTTGTTAATGTCACTAGCGCAGTTTCTTGTTGGCAGTTTAATTCCTCCCGACCTTTAAGAGGTTTATCTGGGGGCACGCCTTTCTCGGGACATAAATGAGTTCGATTTTTAGTAGTTTACAAAACCGATTTCTTCAAGTGGCacaatggggggaaaaaatgaaaagaatttccaACTATGTCCCCAAAGGAGAACTTCAGATTTGAAATCAATTTATAACTCGTTGTCTCAACAGTGCATCCTGGCGTCGGGTCGTTTGGTGGGTAGAGTGAGGACATAATGGAGTATGAAATTTTGGCTTTTGAATGTATTTCTTAGTTACTTGGTTAAATCAAACGTGGAGAGAGATTGGAAGGCTCTTTTAAGGTGTCCTGATGGCCGGACGGAGATGCAGCGCCTGGGTTCCCTGGGCTTGTGAGCCAGGGAGCTGCGGTAGCCTCGGGGGCTGAGAAAGAGGGGTGGGGGCTTGGTCGCCCGGCGATGTCCCTTTAAGCCAGGGCTCTGCGATGGGCGCCCGGAGATTAGAGGAAAAGAGCCTCTGGCGGCGGggtctgggaggagggagggcgcGCCGCGAGGACAATGCGGGGCCGGCCCCCAGCGGGTCTCGGAAGCGCAGGGATGGGAACGGGCTCAGGGCCTGGGGAGCCGCGGCCGGCAGGGCTTCGGGCCTGGGGCGCTCGCAGCGGACGCCCCTCCGCAGCCTGCATTCAAACCGGGCGCAGACGACTTTGGGCAGAAATCCCGGACCCCGAGGATGCCAGCATGAACGGAACCGCCGGAAGGACGTGAGCTGCAGGGAACCTGCCCAGTGCGAAAGGGGCCGAGTCCAGGCGcgggacacccccacccccacccccacctccacccccacccccatccccggaTGGATATTCGGTCTCCTGCCCCTTCAGCCCCAGCTGTCTGGGCGCCTCGGCCCAAGGGGGGGTCTGGGCGCGGCCGTCTTTGCCCCTGGCTCCTCGGTGGCGTGGTGGGGACGCACCGCACGGGGGATGGCCCCTTGACCGGCCCCTTCCACGCCATCTCCCGGCTGTCCCCGTGGTTTTAGAGCAGGAGGTCCCCTCCCGGCCCCCGAGGCTGGAGGCGGGACGGCGAGGGCAGACGCAGAGGCGGCGGGAGAGCGCGCACGGGCGGCGCGTGGGGTGCGGGGCGCGGCGAGAGGGGCGAGAGGGGCGCCCGGCCGGGccgagggcggagggcggagggccgAGGGCCCGCCGCGGGCACCGGGGCTGCGGCTACGGTGGAGACGCTTCCCCTCCGAATGGGCGTGCTCGGCGCGCCCTCTATGGGCTGGAAGCGGAATGGGGTCCTGACCGCGGCGTTGTGGctggtgggggggtggcgggggcgggggcatgGCTGGAGATCTGAGGCGCTGGGCCTGGGAGTCGCTGTGGGCAGCAGCCTCCGTTTGTGCTCGACCGACTCCCCTCTGTGATCTCGGGTGCCCCAAGTTGTTTGGATTTGGGGGTGCGGCGGCGGGCCTGCTGGTTGGACTGCTGGTGATTGTGTGGGTTCCAGGCAGGGTGCTGTCATGGTCAGTGTGCAACTTGGGAATTTGGAAAGCAGTTCCTGGTCTGCCCCCGACACTAGAGCTTCTGGGGTCATGGCACTCCCCGTTCCAGAGTTCCTGGGATGGATCCTCACACCCTACCCTGATCACCAGGGACAGATGGGTCTTGTGTATTTGGCAAGAGTGCAGTCTAGATAGTTTGGACCATTGGTGTCTTGCTCCTCTGATGAGGAACCAAGTTCTTGGCACACAGACAGGTTGCTCTGGCATCCACAACATGCTGGTGGATCCCTCCTGGGTAACTGCTGGAAGCATCAGGTGGGATTCAGGTGGGTGGCAAAGTCCTCTGTCTCTGGCAGCCTCCACTCTCTTTTATTTCCTAGAATCAAGTAGGACGGTCCATACAGGCATCGGCTGCTTGCACAccctttatttctgttctgttctttttcttgtccAATACCTTTTGGACCCCTAAACGGTGTCTCCCAGGGGGTTGGACCAGCTTGTGCTCAGCACCTGAGTCCCACGCCTGAGAACCCTGTCCATGGTCTAGAAGTCCTGAAGAGTCTGttgccccccatccccccaccggCTGACCAGAGTTTCCCATGCAAAGAAATCAGATCTCCAGcctcagaattatttttctcgagtgaaaaggtagaaatgaatttttaatcaagcattgaaaaatcatttttgttctttgtgCATGATTTGTTTCCATCCTTACCCACCACCACAGCTACTTGAGTGTGCTCGCCAAGGGTGCACAGCCCCCCAGTGGGAGCACCTGCTAGGCATGCTGTTTCAGCTCCTGAAATATCTGGGAGTAGATATAGAAACCTCTTTTTCTtctaaagcaaaagcaaaagttcTTCTGGAACTTTCTGCATATGTAAAGGAGCTGTCATATTCTACGCCTGCCTAGGGACGGTTTCAGATGGTGGTGGTAGTTCTGTGACCAGCAAGCAGATTTAAGCGGGAAAGGTATAGGCTAGGGAAATAGAAAGGACAGCCAGAGCAGAGGATTTCTGTTGAGTCTTCTGGTACGGAAAGGGTAAGAAATCCTGTGTGGAGACCTTCTTCTTTCTGCTCCAGTGCAGGCCCTTGACAGGGAGATCATCAAGAGCTCATACCTTCTAGATTGCCCCCCCCTCCTTCCTACCCCATGTTCCTAGTCTGAAGACTTGGGGAGTGGGCACAGGTCCCACCCCAGTCATTGACCTGCTGGATGCTGGAGTATGAAATCTCTCTGTTCCcaccatccatccctccctccttcgATCAATTATATTCACCAGCACATTTATCTCGCCTGCAATATGGAGAATTCATATTCATATCTCGGTTTTAGTGGTCTGACACTGATTAATGTAATACGCGCCATGGCTCCGAGGGGCGCGCCACCCGATGAATCATGCCCTATAAAGTTTCAGTCGTCCTTGTAGATGGGGCTCTGCCAGAGAGCCAAGAagctggagagggaaagagggaggagagaggagagagaaaggacagggTGGCCATAGTACCCGGGTGCCCTGGGACGCATGATGGCCCTTAGCCTCCAAACGTGGAGTCTTTGGCTGGCCTCGGCCCCTCTGCCAGAACCCTTCTCCTGAGTTGGGGCATCAGGTTCGGAGCCTATCCAGctgccctctttcctttccttctggatGGTGCAAGCAGGCTAGAGATTGTCTGGCTACTCCCAGCTGGGGTCTGGGTAGGACTGGGGCTGGCGGCTTGAAACCCAGATTTGGAGAGATTGGAGCCAGGAATGCTCTCTCAAAAGTGACAGGGCCCAGGTTGCTGTGGGGAGTGGGATTTTAACCTTGCATCCCCCAAGTTAGAGGTTGGAAAGGAGTGGAGGAAGCCACTCCTTTTTTTGCTGGCTGGGGGCGGCTTGAGTAGGTTTGGAGTGGGCATTAGGGACCTGGAAGGCCTTTGGAGCTTCTGGGTGGTCTCTGCCCGCCAGACCTGTGCTGCATGGGCCACATGCAGGACCCAGCACTGTGACACCAGTCAGCTGTGCTTTCAGGCTTCCAGGGACCTGAGAGGGACCTATCCCGGGGAACCTGACACTGAGCACAGACCTTGTGGGGTCCATGACTTCCCAGGCCCAGGGGATGCATCCCTGGGGAGAGTCCTGGCACATCTTGCTGACCGCTTATGTCGAATGTTAGCTCTAGGTGGGGAGGGCAAGCAGGGAGACAGCCCTGGGTCTAGAATCCAGAGTGAATGGCCAGAAGAAAGAGCTAGGAGGTAGAGGGAGCATGCCCTGGGGCAACTGGCAgcccccagctccctgcaggggtcCCCCAAAGCCCTTGTGGACAGAGTGTGCCCCTGGATACATTGCCTGGGCTGTGAGTACTCATCATGGCATGAGCTTTGAGTGAATGGTCTCCAGTAAAAAGCCCTGCAGCCAGCTGTCTCACGCCCCACTTAGCCCAGTGGGTGGGGTGAGCTCTCCAGGTCTTCTCTGGGTCCTACCAGCCAGTGGCTCTAATTATAGCTGCAGAGCTGAAAGGCCTCCTGAGGTCATCCCTGGGGGACTGGTGGCATCCTTTTGTGCCCCAGCTAAGGAACCTGCCATACATATCCTCTTCCCCCTCTCAATAAGGACTCTGAAATGGGCTCTCTTAGAGTGAGCATAGgggggcacagagcaggtgggCTGACCTATCAGACCGTGACCCAAAGCCTGGTGCCCACCATGGTTTTAGGGACCCATGAAAATGTTTGTTCTGATTTctcttcaaatgaaaaaaaaaaccttttaggTCAAAGGAAATGTGTTAATATATAAACCAGTATTATTCATCTTTATGCCATCAGCCAttgtaacatttatattttaacatttgttttcaaTGGAGAAACAGGCCCACTGCCCACAAAAGTCACAGAGCGACCCAGGGAGAGGAGGACCCTGGAGGAGCCCAAAATTCGAGAATGATCTTGAATATGGGAAGTCAGAGGGGTGAGGTGGCCCTGAACCCTGCCTGAAGGGGCGCACAGAGGGAGCCTGGCGCCTGGACAACCTCTCTGACTCTGGCAGGCAGGGGGAACCCCGGCCTCCCAGGCGGCTTCAGAGCGCCCAGGCTGTGGGCTGGAGCCATGTGAACCCTGCGGGCAGGGGGCTGGTGGAGGAGGCAGCGGCgtgcaggggagcaggggtgCAGCCGGGGTGCAGCGGTGCAGCCGTGCAGCGGTGCGGGAGGGGCCCCGGAGGGGGGGCGCGCGGGTCGCAGCGGGGGCACGGGCAGGGCCCGAGCAGTCGCCCgacccccgggggcggggcgcaaGTGGCGGCCCCTTCCCTGTGCTGTTTGGCTTCCGAAGACGCCGCGGGTGTCTCTGATCCCCTAATCCATTTATTCGGCGGCCTGAATGCGAGGCCACGACGGCCGGGCTGCACCAGGGGGCCCGGTGGGGGGAACCGGCGCACCCAGCCGGCCTCCGGGCGCGCCCCATCGTCGCACGGGCGCAGGGTCCCCCGGCCGGAGGCGGGATCCCGCCGACTCTGTCTTCCAAACCCAAGAGCTTTTACTCCATTGCTTGGGGAACTGCCCTTCGGAGCAGGGGGCGAGGCTTCCCTGGAGCTGGGGCGGCGCAGCCACGGTGCGCCCGGCGCTGCGGGGAGGGGTCCCGGGGTCGCCAGGGGCCGCAGCGCCCACGCCGCCCGCACCGCCTGCACCCCGCAGGCCTGGCGCGCCTTTCCGCGGTGTCCcgtcctgtttgtttgtttgtcgcCTCTGTAGCTTCGCTTGTTGTTTGAATTTTAAACGTATGCTTAATTGCCAGGGCCTCCGATAGCTGCTGCAGTgtctgaaaatattaaatacatctGCGAGACGGTGggcaagagaaattaaaaaggtGCTCCCGCACTGAATGTTAAAAAGATCTCACAATGAAGTgattaacatttttatgaataaaattaatcACGCATTGACTCTGTAGCCCAGTACATCTGAAAGCCAAATGTGGCCGGGGCAGCCCTCCTTCTTACACCCAAGAACTTTGGGGGCCTCCTTGGCCCCCAGCAAACATTCAGCCACTAGGAATCTCAGAATATTTATGAGGAGATGACTCAATAATAGATAACTTTgagacaaggaaaataaaagtctcaaaaaTACCACTTTCCACAGCACATACAGggagaaatcaaaaagcaatgtttttttttccctatagcaAACTGCTGGTCAAAACGGGCTATTATTTTCCTCCTCAGAGCTGCACATGGGACCCTGTGCACCTGAGTCCAGGAGGGCAGCCGAGGGTGGTGTCCCAGGGCCGGAGGAAGGATGCCTTCCCCTCCCTCGCCCTCATCCTCAGCCCACTTTTCTGGCAAAGGCGGTCAGATTAGAGGGCGGACCTTCCCCATTATTAAAATTTCCAGTCTTCCAGATGATAACGTGCGATTTCTCTGCCGGCCTCCTTTCTAATCTCTTGCCACTGTGGTTTTGGGATTATTCCAGCAGGCTGTACAAAGGGAAGCGAAGGCATCTGAAGTGTCACTCTGCAGCTGTGGCAAACGAACAGCATTGCCATTTTGTTGAAGTCCCCAGCTCGTGTGTGCAGCAGAAGGTGGAATCAAAGCAGCCCGTCCTCCTCACTTCTGCACATTATTTCCTACCGCTGTGGCGAATCTCTCTGAGCTCCGTGAACCAATAGAACAACGGTCCCTGTTTGAGttgatatattaatatttacCGAGGATTTGCAAGGTCGGGGCTAAATGTCAGCAGATTGCTGGGGCAGTCCTGTGGGGAATAATTAAACAAATCTCACAGCGGTTCAGGCTCATAACatctttattaatcttttctttcccCTACCCTCCTGAAAGAGTGCACTGAAATAATGCTTCTGCATTCAGATCCAGAGAAGATCCGGAGTTCAGAGTAAGTGTAACAATAGGACACGGTGCCGGCGGGCGTGAGCATCGCCTTGGACGGTCTCCGGCACCCTTCCCGGCAGATGTTCGCCAGGAGGGGAGGCTCTGATGTGTGAACGATCAGCAGGCGGTCGTGATTCTCACCTGCCCCTCAAATTTATCCTGACCAATTTGCCAAACACAGTCCTACTGTTGCTGTGATTTGATCCACACCCTGGCTGTGCTGGCCGAGTCCCCTTTGCTGAGCCAGGTGACTGCCGGTTGTGTGTTCGGAGGCCCACCTTCTGCAGCATGATTACAGCCTGCACTTTAGGACAAGTTGTCCAATTCTCTTTAATAAGCTTCATAATTAGTGTTGGGAGCCTCATTACAAGTCATAGCCTGTAGCAGTCCTAGGCCAAACAGCCCTCCgccatctgatttattttttatcaggCAGCAGGAGCTGTCTGGAGTTTTTGTTTGGATAATGGGGACCTGCATCAGGCCCCCAGTGTAAAAATACCACCAGGAAATTAATTGCTTCTGTGTGGATTCACCGCAGATGTGTCCTGTTGATCAGAACGGTATATTTTGGACTTCACTATCCTGCGGtgagttgtaaaaaaaaataataataaaataaaatacaatgaaagccAGCAATGCAAACATATTAGCATCAGTCCAGATTCAGGATGGCATAATTGAAAACATGGGGTTTCAGAGAAGGATGTACAGGGAAAGTTCAACTTTCGGCTACGACTCTTTCCGCTTGCGTatagttcttatttatttgtttataaatgcGTGTATTTATTTACTGCTTCTAAGTGGAACCACCTTGTGGCAGACACGTGGCTGGAATTGCAGTGGGTTTCTGGCTGAAAGATTTGCCACTTTAAGTAGCATACACCCCAGTAAGGTTGGCTAATCCTCCTGCTCCCCGGCCTGACACCAGGGCTCCTGGCCGAGGGCTGGTTTGATGCTCTCACAAGCACGCAAGGCCCTGGAGAGAAGGGTGGATTGTGCCTGCTGTACCCCAAAGGGGCCTCCGTGGCCCTAGGTGGGTAGGCTCAGTGTGTGTCATGTGTATGTGTAACTAAGCTGGGTGGACAGATCTACGTCATGTCCTCTCCACGTCCCTCTCGGGGCTCAGATGTAAAGAAATGCAGAAACTCCTCCTTCATCAGACCATTTAGTCTCTAACTTCTGATTCGGTTGGGAAGGACTCCTCCAACTGAGAACACTTTAAGGATATTTTTAGACCAATTAGTCCCTGATTTAGAATTTCTGTTCTTGGCGCTGGTAGTCTGTTGCTGGTGATTCTCTGTGGATCACCATCCCTACGGTTTGAGTTTTCCTTCCACGTccctttgtttatttgcttttcctaGAGGAGTTTCCTGAGCTCTGCTCTCCTGCTCCTTTACTGGGAGGCTGTTTGAGGCCCGCGGTCTGGTTTCCTTGCTCAGCACTGTGTTGAGATGCAAATTGTAAATTTAACCCCAGATTACTAAGCGGACAACaccttatttgtgtgtgtgtgtgtgtgttgttgggGGAGAACGCTGCATGTAATGTGATGATAATGAGAGTGAGACACTTCAAAGTGTGCTGGAAATTACATCCCTTTTCTGTACAAAGGAGCACAGTGCGGGACTTCTCAGGACCCTCAGATGCATCAAGTGTTTTTCCAGAAGCAGTGAGAATAATTAGACACTGGGATCTGTCAAGTTGGATTTGCAGAGCCCTGTCAGTGGGAGAGTTTTACTGGTGATGAAGGTCTCCTGGCCAGTGAACTCATGTGCCTGAGCTGACAGGTGGACATGGGCTCGGAGAGAATAGAGGCTGAGCACCAGTGGGCCCTA is a window from the Vulpes lagopus strain Blue_001 chromosome 17, ASM1834538v1, whole genome shotgun sequence genome containing:
- the IRX1 gene encoding iroquois-class homeodomain protein IRX-1 — its product is MSFPQLGYPQYLSAAGPGAYGGERPGVLAAAAAAAAASSGRPGAAELGAGAGAAAVTSVLGMYAAAGPYAGAPNYSAFLPYAADLSLFSQMGSQYELKDNPGVHPATFAAHTAPAYYPYGQFQYGDPGRPKNATRESTSTLKAWLNEHRKNPYPTKGEKIMLAIITKMTLTQVSTWFANARRRLKKENKVTWGARSKDQEDGALFGSDTEGDPEKAEDDEEIDLESIDIDKIDEHDGDQSNEDDEDKAEAPRGPPAPTALARDQGSPLAAADALKSQDSPLGLVKEGPEPGSTRLLSPGAAAGGLQGAPHSKPKIWSLAETATSPDGAPKASPPPPAGHPGAHGPPAGTPLQHPAFLPSHGLYTCHIGKFSNWTNGAFLAQGSLLNMRSFLGVGAPHAAPHGPHLPAPPPPPPQPPVPVATGVLHGDKASARSSPALPERDLVPRPDSPAQQLKSPFQPVRDNSLAPQEGTPRILAALPSA